A stretch of the Actinomycetes bacterium genome encodes the following:
- a CDS encoding WecB/TagA/CpsF family glycosyltransferase, whose amino-acid sequence MTVATTGSVLACAGVPISALSLADAVSKVVWLAQAPLRTGIDVHLCNAYTLALADTDPDFHQLLQRSSMNLPDGMSVVWANRVLHREQDPPRERVYGPDLFRGVFEAGQDVGLKHYLLGSTPQVLDALVANLKVTYPRADVVGAESPPFRELSAEERAAQRDRIEASGAEIVWVGLGTPKQDVECARLAGEMDTVFVAVGAAFDFVAGTTAQAPVWMQRSGLEWTHRLATEPRRLWRRYLFGNARFVRATLRQRPTLSETPRG is encoded by the coding sequence GTGACGGTGGCAACGACCGGGTCGGTCCTCGCCTGCGCCGGCGTCCCTATCTCCGCGCTCTCGCTGGCGGACGCCGTGAGCAAGGTGGTCTGGCTGGCCCAGGCTCCGCTGCGCACCGGGATCGACGTGCACCTGTGCAACGCCTACACGCTGGCGCTGGCGGACACGGACCCGGACTTCCACCAGCTGCTGCAGCGGTCCTCGATGAACCTGCCCGACGGCATGTCGGTGGTGTGGGCCAACCGGGTGCTGCACCGCGAACAGGACCCGCCCCGCGAGCGGGTCTACGGCCCGGACCTGTTCCGTGGTGTCTTCGAGGCCGGGCAGGACGTCGGGTTGAAGCACTACCTGCTCGGCTCGACGCCGCAGGTGCTGGACGCCCTGGTCGCCAACCTCAAGGTCACCTACCCGCGCGCCGACGTGGTCGGCGCGGAGAGCCCGCCGTTTCGTGAGCTGAGCGCCGAGGAGCGCGCGGCCCAGCGCGACCGGATCGAGGCGTCCGGGGCGGAGATCGTCTGGGTCGGCTTGGGCACCCCCAAGCAGGACGTCGAGTGCGCGCGACTGGCCGGCGAGATGGACACGGTGTTCGTCGCGGTCGGCGCAGCCTTCGACTTCGTGGCCGGGACCACGGCACAGGCTCCGGTGTGGATGCAGCGCAGCGGCCTGGAGTGGACGCACCGGCTGGCCACCGAGCCGCGACGGCTGTGGCGGCGCTACCTGTTCGGCAACGCGCGCTTCGTCCGGGCGACGCTTCGCCAGCGGCCAACGCTCAGCGAGACACCGCGAGGCTGA
- a CDS encoding glycosyltransferase family 4 protein, giving the protein MTGEPRVLVCADSLHGGLGTIASAHVEALRAAGVTVRVLAGPPAHSGAEPWSLPPRTSALAAMVRAGREVRAAVRAFRPDAVHCHGARSGLAAATGLVGLGLSARVTVHTALPGSPTDALRWGPRGWSFLALPLVLRHPSAVAPTRLPGWRFNPVLSPAAVPGGPAATGEPASELLWIGRLDAPKRLDQFLDLADQLAERGLISAVRVVGTGSQQGLLDEYARRGRAQLAVEGFLDDPWAETSGSEIVAILSDSEAVPLVLQEAMARGHLIVASRLPGIQWLAQESVVYWDGASSTAQRIAGLAPADRDHLRAAACGTFARYSQRCPGVAALVEQTLSLAVSR; this is encoded by the coding sequence ATGACCGGCGAGCCGCGGGTGCTCGTCTGTGCCGACTCCCTGCACGGAGGGCTGGGGACCATCGCGTCCGCTCACGTTGAAGCGCTGCGCGCCGCCGGGGTCACCGTCCGGGTGCTGGCCGGGCCGCCAGCCCACTCCGGCGCTGAACCGTGGTCGCTGCCCCCGCGCACCTCAGCGCTCGCCGCCATGGTGCGAGCCGGCCGGGAGGTTCGCGCCGCGGTACGCGCGTTCCGTCCTGATGCGGTGCACTGCCACGGCGCCCGCAGCGGGCTGGCCGCCGCGACGGGTCTGGTTGGCCTGGGACTCTCCGCCCGGGTCACGGTGCACACCGCGCTGCCCGGCTCACCGACGGACGCGCTCCGCTGGGGGCCTCGGGGGTGGTCCTTCCTGGCCCTGCCGCTCGTGCTGCGACACCCTTCGGCGGTCGCACCGACACGGTTGCCCGGCTGGCGGTTCAACCCGGTCCTCAGCCCGGCCGCCGTCCCTGGCGGCCCGGCGGCGACGGGCGAGCCGGCCAGCGAGCTGCTGTGGATCGGGCGGCTGGACGCACCCAAGCGGCTGGACCAGTTCCTCGACCTGGCCGACCAGCTGGCCGAGCGCGGTCTCATCAGCGCAGTACGCGTCGTCGGCACCGGTTCGCAGCAGGGTTTGCTGGACGAATACGCCCGCCGGGGCAGGGCGCAGCTCGCGGTGGAGGGCTTCCTCGACGACCCGTGGGCCGAGACCTCGGGGTCGGAGATCGTCGCGATCCTCAGCGACTCCGAGGCCGTGCCGCTGGTCCTGCAGGAGGCCATGGCCCGCGGGCACCTCATCGTCGCCAGCAGGCTTCCGGGGATCCAGTGGCTGGCCCAGGAGTCAGTCGTCTACTGGGACGGCGCGAGCAGCACCGCCCAACGCATCGCCGGCCTGGCACCAGCCGACCGCGACCACCTGCGTGCCGCAGCGTGCGGCACCTTCGCGCGGTACTCCCAGCGCTGCCCCGGCGTCGCCGCCCTCGTCGAGCAGACGCTCAGCCTCGCGGTGTCTCGCTGA